The following coding sequences are from one Lysinibacillus sp. FSL W8-0992 window:
- a CDS encoding DUF1883 domain-containing protein: MVKIPYAQSNGSLTAEVKLSYAADVFLVNESNFRKYQSGQRFEYYGGHYTKTPVRINVSGIGRWYLIVDGSDYQYRFL, translated from the coding sequence ATGGTAAAAATCCCATATGCACAAAGTAATGGTTCATTAACTGCTGAAGTAAAACTCTCGTATGCTGCAGATGTCTTTCTTGTAAATGAAAGTAATTTCCGAAAATATCAATCTGGTCAGAGATTTGAATATTACGGAGGTCATTATACGAAAACACCTGTACGAATTAATGTTAGTGGTATTGGTCGTTGGTATTTAATTGTTGACGGAAGTGATTATCAATACCGATTTTTATAG
- a CDS encoding helix-turn-helix domain-containing protein, protein MFCLKAIRKTKGISRYQLAKLSGVKDSTIQMIENSENPNPTFKIMCKLADALEVSLDDLRGGEKFGMEHDKTEA, encoded by the coding sequence GTGTTTTGTTTAAAAGCTATTAGAAAGACAAAAGGAATATCACGTTATCAGTTAGCGAAACTATCAGGTGTGAAAGATTCTACTATCCAAATGATTGAAAATAGCGAGAATCCAAATCCTACATTCAAAATAATGTGCAAACTAGCAGATGCGTTAGAAGTGAGTTTGGATGATTTAAGGGGAGGTGAGAAGTTTGGGATGGAGCATGACAAAACCGAAGCGTAA
- a CDS encoding helix-turn-helix transcriptional regulator — protein MGWSMTKPKRKKKRKKPFPSDEFRNVKGVKRERMIAERKARQLTQAQLGKMVGCSTAMISAIESGRVKPGLEVSLQLEVVLETSLFELFPDL, from the coding sequence TTGGGATGGAGCATGACAAAACCGAAGCGTAAGAAGAAGCGCAAAAAGCCATTCCCTTCGGATGAATTTCGAAATGTAAAAGGTGTTAAGCGTGAGCGAATGATTGCTGAAAGGAAAGCGAGACAACTCACTCAAGCACAGTTAGGAAAAATGGTTGGCTGTTCAACTGCAATGATAAGCGCTATTGAGAGTGGTCGAGTTAAACCAGGATTAGAGGTTTCATTGCAGTTGGAAGTTGTTCTTGAGACATCACTTTTTGAATTGTTTCCTGACCTATAA
- a CDS encoding DNA-binding protein — translation MYSEEFKTEIKEEFRKLLREELEKTFTRKPLICELPILLTRNQLMELFNIKSTKASALLRREDFPKFYEAGRVLIPSKALLQWIDEHTEWVQTHTKYFQSVG, via the coding sequence ATGTATAGCGAGGAGTTTAAAACGGAGATAAAAGAGGAATTTCGAAAGTTGCTTCGAGAGGAGTTGGAGAAGACATTTACACGGAAGCCATTAATTTGTGAGTTACCAATTTTATTGACTCGTAATCAGTTGATGGAGTTATTCAATATTAAAAGTACAAAAGCATCCGCGTTATTGCGGCGCGAAGATTTCCCAAAATTTTATGAAGCGGGTCGGGTCTTAATTCCATCAAAAGCATTGTTGCAATGGATTGATGAGCATACCGAATGGGTTCAAACACATACCAAGTATTTTCAATCCGTCGGTTAA
- a CDS encoding helix-turn-helix domain-containing protein: MKIGAILQACRERAGLSQEELAFRMNRSQSCISKFENSVKIPDAITFMEWFKQTNTQEVAVAFLMGMDGLTILQTLLPMVGGFVCWII; the protein is encoded by the coding sequence ATGAAAATTGGCGCCATTTTACAAGCCTGTCGCGAACGAGCAGGGTTGTCACAAGAAGAACTGGCATTTCGCATGAATCGATCGCAATCTTGTATCTCAAAATTCGAAAATAGCGTAAAGATTCCAGATGCCATCACCTTTATGGAATGGTTTAAGCAAACAAATACGCAAGAGGTCGCTGTCGCGTTTTTAATGGGGATGGACGGGCTAACAATTTTACAAACATTGCTTCCGATGGTTGGTGGATTTGTATGTTGGATTATTTGA
- a CDS encoding DUF2786 domain-containing protein yields MLDYLINFARGSEKMTNRNESIIEKIKGLLALANDNQNDEECQTAFMMAQKLMIKYDISSSELVENYNNRAISENQATAYKTLYWWERQLANIITRNFRVTWYYNSKIIKGASKKKRAIVFMGFESDVALAKEMYVLAYDVLSFYVQKFVDDYYDGAQLHRTKRMTTELKNSYTRGFLRGMEEKFDEQVKAMEQEYGLIVLLPTEVKQEYDKRFGSRKGLTYKIPPVEEIEVYQRGFRDGNQVDYTKSSLDKDKSLL; encoded by the coding sequence ATGTTGGATTATTTGATTAACTTTGCAAGAGGAAGTGAAAAAATGACGAATCGAAATGAATCAATTATTGAAAAAATCAAAGGGTTGTTGGCACTTGCAAATGACAATCAAAATGATGAAGAATGCCAGACTGCCTTTATGATGGCTCAAAAGTTAATGATTAAATATGATATTTCTTCGTCGGAATTAGTAGAAAACTACAACAATAGAGCTATCTCAGAAAATCAGGCTACTGCTTATAAAACCCTTTATTGGTGGGAACGGCAATTAGCGAATATTATTACACGTAATTTTAGAGTTACTTGGTATTACAACAGTAAAATTATTAAAGGTGCAAGTAAGAAGAAAAGAGCAATTGTGTTTATGGGATTTGAAAGTGATGTTGCTCTAGCTAAAGAAATGTATGTACTAGCTTACGATGTTTTAAGTTTTTACGTTCAGAAATTCGTTGACGACTACTATGATGGTGCGCAATTACACAGAACAAAAAGGATGACTACTGAATTAAAAAACTCGTACACAAGAGGTTTTTTGAGGGGGATGGAAGAGAAATTTGACGAACAAGTAAAAGCCATGGAGCAAGAATACGGACTAATAGTACTACTCCCAACAGAAGTGAAACAAGAGTATGATAAAAGATTTGGTAGCAGAAAAGGTCTAACTTATAAAATTCCTCCTGTGGAAGAAATAGAAGTATATCAAAGGGGATTCCGTGATGGAAATCAAGTGGATTATACAAAATCTTCATTAGATAAAGATAAATCATTGTTATGA
- a CDS encoding ORF6N domain-containing protein, translating into MDLTEIQHADKKVLTTAQIAEVYEVDSKSLIRNFQRNKEHYQEGTHYFALTGEALKQFKGGRQNDATLKFVSLLYLWTEEGAFLLAKSLNCDKAWEAYHLLVAQYYKLTNELQQVQPVALPYDEKRLLALEQRVQEIEQQLHGITLHTGEQKRLRQAVTERVNQLCMVQARRPAFFASLYREIKRRYQVVSYRDVPQCKLQDALHFISTWRGGADT; encoded by the coding sequence ATGGATTTAACAGAGATTCAACATGCAGATAAAAAGGTGTTAACAACGGCTCAAATTGCTGAGGTGTACGAAGTGGACAGTAAGTCGTTAATCCGTAATTTTCAACGAAACAAGGAGCATTATCAAGAAGGTACGCATTACTTTGCGCTTACAGGTGAGGCACTGAAACAATTTAAAGGTGGGCGACAAAATGACGCCACCCTCAAATTTGTATCATTGCTATACCTGTGGACCGAAGAAGGGGCGTTTTTATTAGCGAAGTCACTCAATTGCGACAAGGCGTGGGAGGCATACCATCTGCTTGTTGCGCAGTATTACAAACTGACAAACGAATTACAGCAAGTACAACCCGTTGCATTGCCATATGACGAGAAACGCTTATTAGCCTTGGAGCAACGTGTACAGGAAATTGAACAACAGCTACATGGAATCACACTACATACAGGCGAGCAAAAGCGTTTACGACAAGCGGTGACTGAACGTGTCAATCAATTATGTATGGTGCAAGCGCGCCGTCCAGCCTTTTTCGCGTCCCTTTATCGTGAAATCAAACGCCGTTATCAAGTGGTGTCGTATCGAGATGTTCCACAGTGCAAGCTACAAGATGCTTTGCACTTTATTTCCACATGGAGAGGAGGGGCTGATACATGA
- a CDS encoding conserved phage C-terminal domain-containing protein produces MNLLINEPPLQVLPSLAAKVGLNEAIVLQQLHYKLLISAHVYDGHKWVFNSYQHWKKEFPFWSKKTIRRTIRKLEENGYIISTDQYNKYKIDKTKWYRLNYTKLGYITMGQHDLSSESKCPDTCGQHDPTQWDKLTSSSGDTLTAPITKDIKSNKNNNNVEQLDIVHEIIAHLNKSAQKNFKATTAATKRLIHARLKDGYTLEHFKCVIDTKVKQWLQNPDMNKYLRPDTLFNSTKFESYLNEKQSIPTNQTYLPESLDLDFSKGEDL; encoded by the coding sequence ATGAATCTACTCATCAATGAACCGCCTTTACAAGTGCTGCCTAGTTTAGCTGCTAAGGTGGGCTTGAATGAGGCGATTGTATTACAGCAATTGCATTATAAATTGCTGATTTCTGCACATGTCTATGACGGGCATAAATGGGTGTTTAATAGCTATCAGCACTGGAAAAAGGAGTTTCCGTTTTGGTCTAAAAAAACGATTAGGCGTACGATTAGAAAACTTGAGGAGAATGGCTATATCATTTCAACGGATCAATACAACAAATATAAAATCGACAAGACGAAATGGTATCGGCTAAATTATACAAAACTTGGTTATATAACGATGGGACAACATGACCTATCGAGCGAGTCAAAATGTCCAGACACATGTGGACAACATGACCCTACACAGTGGGACAAGTTGACCTCATCAAGTGGGGACACTTTGACCGCACCAATAACCAAAGATATTAAGAGTAATAAAAATAATAATAATGTCGAGCAACTCGACATTGTGCATGAAATTATTGCTCACTTAAACAAATCAGCTCAGAAAAACTTTAAAGCCACAACAGCTGCTACCAAGCGACTCATCCATGCTCGACTGAAGGATGGCTATACGTTGGAGCACTTCAAATGCGTAATTGATACGAAGGTCAAACAGTGGCTGCAAAATCCCGACATGAATAAATACTTGCGTCCCGATACGTTGTTCAACTCAACGAAATTCGAAAGCTACTTGAACGAAAAACAGAGCATACCAACAAACCAAACTTATTTACCTGAATCACTCGATTTAGATTTTAGCAAGGGAGAAGATCTGTAA
- a CDS encoding replicative DNA helicase: MTYQNISIELAEKSLLGTMLHENYLIADSNLEAAHFISQVHQNIFTSMLQLVSERKAVDYITLLTTREPIELGGANYLAELGSFASATKFEEYETIVLENWRERSKRQMMEQAQQEDWGIVEIQHALDKLMTQYTTTNTSIKAELMQMAKRPFEQENSKTGVLTGLLDLDKLLNGFQDAELTIIAARPSMGKTDTMNHIALKAGWDGYLPIIFSLEMSRTTLIDRLIAATGNFNRLKMRNPYEYFTAGQKERWMSTLGMLDNANIEIDDRAGMTVPQIRATARKIIKANPDKKPVILIDYLQIIRVSNPRDNQTQAIGQISWDLKQMAKEFNCPVICLAQLNRSAEQRQDKRPVMSDLRDSGNIEQDADVIAFLYRDDYYAKESERQNMLEFIIAKHRNGPTGTVFASYVKDTGRLSNLAWSVAR, from the coding sequence ATGACATACCAAAACATTAGCATCGAGCTAGCTGAAAAAAGTCTGCTGGGAACGATGCTCCATGAAAATTATTTAATTGCAGATAGCAACTTAGAGGCAGCCCATTTTATTTCACAAGTGCATCAAAATATTTTTACGAGCATGTTACAGCTTGTCAGTGAACGTAAAGCCGTTGACTATATCACATTGCTAACAACACGAGAGCCGATAGAACTTGGTGGTGCAAATTATTTAGCGGAGCTTGGGAGCTTTGCAAGTGCAACGAAATTTGAGGAGTACGAAACCATTGTGCTTGAAAATTGGCGAGAGCGATCCAAGCGTCAAATGATGGAGCAAGCACAGCAAGAAGATTGGGGCATAGTAGAAATTCAACATGCACTGGACAAGCTCATGACGCAATATACGACTACCAATACGAGCATTAAAGCCGAATTAATGCAAATGGCAAAGCGACCTTTCGAGCAAGAAAACAGCAAGACAGGTGTACTTACAGGGCTACTTGATTTGGATAAGCTACTAAACGGTTTTCAAGATGCTGAGCTTACGATTATTGCGGCTAGACCTTCGATGGGGAAAACGGACACGATGAACCATATTGCTCTAAAAGCTGGATGGGATGGCTATTTACCAATCATCTTCTCACTGGAAATGAGTCGTACTACGCTCATTGATCGGCTCATTGCCGCAACAGGCAATTTTAATCGCTTAAAGATGCGTAACCCCTATGAGTATTTTACAGCCGGGCAAAAAGAAAGGTGGATGTCAACGCTCGGCATGCTTGATAATGCCAATATCGAAATTGATGATCGAGCCGGGATGACCGTTCCACAGATTCGAGCAACTGCACGAAAAATCATTAAAGCCAACCCTGATAAAAAGCCGGTAATCTTAATTGATTACTTGCAAATCATTCGAGTCAGCAATCCACGCGATAATCAAACACAAGCAATTGGCCAAATTTCATGGGATTTAAAGCAAATGGCAAAAGAATTTAATTGCCCTGTCATTTGCCTAGCTCAGCTCAATCGCAGTGCCGAACAACGTCAGGACAAACGCCCTGTAATGAGTGACTTACGAGACTCAGGCAATATTGAACAAGATGCTGATGTCATCGCATTTTTATATCGCGATGATTACTACGCCAAAGAATCCGAACGCCAAAATATGTTGGAATTTATTATCGCCAAGCACAGAAATGGACCGACAGGGACAGTGTTCGCCAGCTATGTAAAAGACACGGGAAGGCTGTCCAATTTAGCCTGGAGTGTTGCCAGATGA
- a CDS encoding BH0509 family protein: MSKQEREEIIAIIMLSKNYAEEMLRNMSYEELVKTLDE; the protein is encoded by the coding sequence TTGTCTAAGCAGGAACGTGAAGAAATCATTGCGATTATCATGCTAAGTAAAAACTACGCTGAGGAAATGCTTCGCAATATGTCTTATGAAGAGCTAGTAAAGACGTTGGATGAATGA
- a CDS encoding DNA adenine methylase produces MTNIPNAPITPFLTWVGGKRWLTNSHNSLFPEKFNVYIEPFLGSGSVFFYLKPEEAILGDLNPDLILAYQALKTNYFEVQDKLRYHHRHHNKEYYYKMRKYKPRKLAYKAARFIYLNRTCFNGIYRVNRNGEFNVPIGSKKNVLLDTDDFQRISNVLQNTELVYSDFENLIDRAQSNDFIFIDPPYTVNHNNNGFIQYNEKLFSWEDQVRLCNALVRARERGAKILATNANHESVRELYENAGFSCSVLSRFSGVSSNNKGRSNFEELIIQANI; encoded by the coding sequence ATGACAAATATACCGAATGCACCAATTACACCTTTTTTGACTTGGGTTGGTGGAAAGAGATGGTTAACTAATAGTCATAATAGCCTTTTTCCGGAAAAGTTCAATGTATATATTGAACCCTTTTTAGGTTCAGGTTCTGTTTTCTTTTATCTTAAACCAGAGGAAGCGATTTTAGGAGATTTAAATCCAGATCTTATTTTAGCTTACCAAGCATTAAAAACAAATTATTTCGAGGTACAGGATAAATTAAGATACCATCATCGACACCATAATAAAGAGTATTACTATAAAATGAGAAAATATAAGCCTCGTAAATTAGCTTATAAAGCAGCTAGATTTATATATTTAAACAGGACTTGTTTCAATGGTATCTATAGAGTTAATAGGAATGGTGAATTTAATGTACCGATTGGCTCGAAAAAAAATGTTCTACTCGATACGGATGACTTCCAAAGAATATCAAACGTCTTACAAAATACTGAACTGGTTTATTCTGATTTTGAAAACTTAATAGATAGAGCACAATCTAATGATTTTATATTCATTGATCCTCCATACACTGTTAATCACAATAATAATGGTTTTATTCAATATAATGAGAAACTTTTCTCTTGGGAAGATCAAGTTAGACTATGTAATGCACTAGTCCGCGCAAGAGAAAGAGGAGCTAAAATTTTAGCAACTAATGCTAATCATGAATCAGTGAGAGAATTATATGAAAATGCTGGTTTCAGTTGTTCAGTTTTATCAAGATTTTCAGGAGTATCATCTAATAACAAGGGTCGTAGTAATTTTGAAGAACTGATTATTCAAGCAAATATTTGA